The sequence tttttatttttgcggACTCTATCAATAAGGAAAGAATTAGGTTGGATTTGGGGGCATATAAATATCAGAATTTGAGGAGAATTTGGGGGCGCACAGAAATTCAAGGCGGCGGCTAGGGCGTTGGAGATTGAAGACATTGAAGAACGCTTCATCCtaatttcttattttttcttcttctttttattattaaaacatATTCTTGAATTATGTTTTTGAGTATTGATTAGTTTTATTCAACCAAGACCACGAGATTGGGTCGAAACTAATTTATGTTTGAGACGTGGTTATATGTTTGattatattttggatattttcaGTTATTGATTGgtgttagtttaatatttcttgtGAATAGCTTGATCACCTAGTCACATGTGTGTTGATTAATCACGAATCAAAAGAGGATTGATTAAAGATAGCTTCAAAGatatcaatcaacatatggttaaaccgactagaaatagtaatcggtttcagtatgcggtatTAGgttaaaactgaattttcataaatcttgAATGCGTttaagtttgattagaattaattagaaataattaatccgtccaacttgaataggtttaacaatTCTATAAATAGATTGTTAAATAAGATAGGAAATTCACCGTGATTGGAATAAACATAATTTTCAGTCTGTGCCACGTGGATGCATAAATTAGTTCGATAccttcgtgtgtcttggttgtatACTTTAATTGAAGTTATAATCCAAGTTCTAGTTCCGttagttttaaatttattttttgtcaatttatttattatttaagctTGAAGTGAATGGATCAAATTTATCCTTTTCATTATTTTATCTAGATtaagttaaataattaaatcttgagcattaaatacagtctctgtgggatcgatacttggacttgTCATccatttactattacttgacctagtgcacttgctagtcaTAACCGAAATCTTTGGTcagctaccttatctatgctaTTGATGCGTCCACGGGGATTAGGGCTCTTGAGGAGTTGTCAGTTGTCTGTGAGTACCCAAATGTTtttccggatgagattccaAGGTTTCGCCTAGTCCGCGAGCTTTAGTTCGGGATTGAGCTCGTGCCAGAGACGACACCGATTTCTCGTGCACCTTATTTtttggctccatcagagatgagggagtTGCACCAGCAGCTGCAAGATTTTCTGGACAAAAGATATATTCGTCcaagcgtttcaccttggggagcgcCATTATTGttcatcaagaataaatatggTTCTATGTGTCTTTGTATCGTTTACAGACAGTTGAACCGAGTAAAGattaagaacaagtatcctttaccatgcattgatgatttgttcgattaGATTCAGGGTACTTCAGTGTATTCCAATATTGACTTGATATCGGGATATCATTAGTTTCAAGTTTGTGATGAGGATGTTtcgaagactgcatttcgtacgaggtatggtcactatgagtttttagtgatgcctttCAATTTGATGAACGCACCAGCAGTGTTCAtggatttaatgaacaaagTTTTTCGAGATTACTTGGATAGGTTCTTCGTGGTGTTTATCAACGAAATTCTAGTTTATTCCCGTAGTACTGAGAAGCATGCTCATCACTTGAGAGTTTTACTGCAGATTCTTCGGGAGAGATAGTTGTACGCCAAGTTCAGAAAGTGCGAGTTCTGGATTGATcgagtagtgtttctcggtaATGTTATTTATCGGGATGGCGTttcagtggatccgagtaaTACGGAAgctattctgaattggtcgTGTCCGACGACAGCTTCTGAGATTTTTAGTTTCTTGAGATTGGCAGGATACTACCGACGATTCATCGAGAATTTCTCACGGATTgatcgaccgttgacgcagttGATGAGGAAGGATGTTCCTTTTGTTTAGTACGTCGAGTGTGAGCAGAGTTTCGATGAGTTGAGAGGACGTCTGACTAGCACTCCTGTTCTTGCCTTTCCATCGGGTTCTGGTGGTTTTGTGGTTTATACAGACGCATCTCTccaaggtttgggatgtgtgttgacacagaatgggcatgtgattgcctatgctttCAGACAGTTGAAGGCTgggaattatccagtgcatgactTAGAGCTTGCAGCTATAGTGTTTGCACTAAATATTTGGTGACATTACCTGTACGTTGAGtgttttgagatttattctgaccacaagagtttgaagtatttgttcactcaagtTGATTTGATTATGAGGCAGCGTTGTTGGATGGATATTatcaaggattatgattgtgagatcaagtatcatCCGAGTTTTGAAAATCCAGCTGCAGATGCGCTCAGTCGTAAGATTTATGTTAGTGCCCTTCATGCTAGTGATGTGTCTAGTGCTGTTCATGAGTGGTGTTATTTGGGTTTCACTTTTTGCCACAAGAGAGATCAGCAAGGGATTCGAGTATTTTCAGTGTTAGCTGAGCCAGCGTTGTTTGCCCATATCCGAGAAATTCATCTTTCAGACCTGAAGACGCAAAAGTTAGCCAAACTTGCTCAGGGAGACAACACCtctggtttccattttcagTCTGATGGGTTGTTGTGTTTGTTTGGTAGAGTGGTTGTGCCTGAGGATTCTTATTTGCatgaggagattttgtctcaagccCATCGTAGTAGATGCATAGTACACCAAGGCAGTGCTAAGAAGTACAAGAATCTATGTACGAGATTCTTGTGGAAAGTGATAAAACATGGTGTTTTTACCAGTATGTTTTTCGATGCCTTGTTTGTCAACAGGTTAAGTCGGAGCATCATCGACCGGGTGGTCTGATGCATAGTTTGGAAATTccgagtggaagtgggagcatgtgatgatgaattttgtcacccacttgccgatGTCTTCTAGTTAGTGTGATGCCATTTCGGTTGTGGTGGAAAGATTGCCCAAGTCTGCTCATTTTCTCCCATACAATCGCGAGTTCGGCTTTGATCACATGGCGAGATTGTACATTCAGAAGATTGTACGTTTCCATGGGGTGCCGCTGAGTAGATATGTTGAGCCGGAGAGTTCAAAATCTAGAATGACTATGACCAGACAAAATAGGTATGGAAATGGTCATGACAGACAAAATtccaaaatgacaaacataaaccatatttcaaaaacaaattttttccaAAGAGATATTGAAAGCCTAACATGAATAgttggtagcgcttaatcgtgtaACGCCCAAATTACatgactcaatcagataaattaataatgcagtagtgtgagtatagatcgttcccacgaggaaagtgaattttaagtgtgttcttaaaaatactgaaattaaataaaaggaggtttttggattttactaactactatgcaaaaattaaaataaggaagatcaataaattaacgagacttggtatcggtcgattacacccttgaaattattcattcgatcatcgattccctaaaaataattaattcacattgattattcatcattggaaatttaattcctgtttcaccttaattttagttaactagacaccaacgttctaagttaacccttaccccatcaattaacccaataccagcgattagatttaaatccacggtagcattcaaatgagtaaaactgatgaatctagacaacacaaataccagcgattgtatttaatctagtcaattgttgttcctacgatttaacaaattcaacagcaaaaaatataaatcatagttgcttcaaaaatcagatgattcaaacaattacggatttgaattctaatttagcattagattgtatagcaaaattctaaggtgatcaatcctaaaatctcacatacaagcatggcaatcaatccaaaacaactcttgatacgcaatttggaattaaacaaaataaaactgaatctcaaaatttgaataaaatcaagggtttgtcttcctcaaccaagtactaaaacttagccacaacgattcatgaattttctagaaaaattcatgaaagaaaattaaatctaagaaaagaaaagaaaaaacccAGCCGCCAATGTGTTTCTCCCCATTCTCAACCATCAAGAATAGATGTGTTAATATCTCCAAAACGGAATAATAGACTTAATAAAAGACTAGAGTCTAAAATAAAAGATTTTCCAAAAGTACAAATTCTTTACCGATCAGACtttcgcgctcgatcctattaGTTGGTGAGATCGAGTGCAGCTAATCTGGGCAACCTTCTGTCTTGAAATTTccttggccgcgctcgatcctacgagttggtgcgatcgagcgcatggGAAGTGGGGAGCCTACTGCCTTGCTTCTTTCATGaacgcgctcgatcctacgagtaTGCACGATCGAGCGCACTGGAACAAATCCGACTTCTTCATCAAAGTATGGCATTTCCTACACATAGAACCGGGAATATGTTATGTAGCTAAATGCATGGCATaaaacaaaactaaaataaaacatgaacaaagacACAAGAACACATGCAAAACACTaacaaaatgacactaaaatatgcaaacaaaacaacaTTATCAAATACCCTCACACTTACtccttactcgccctcgagttagtcatgcaaaacaaaatgaaacaaaacaaaaacataagcaaggacgaTCATGCATAATATAGCCACAGAAAAGTTTCTCATCTAAAAACAAGTTCACAATTACTCtcgatcatcaatgatacaccttcagtcgaatgcgaacatgcgtgtgtgacatgttatcccagttacatgcaacttcaaaatacaaagcttcaagactgttcgccgaccaaaaaacaattcagtgcaagcctcacaatcaagaactctcctcccaacaatccatcaacaaaacaCAAACTCTCTTAAGCAGATTACGCACCAatttttgatttcttttgcagtcccaataattattcgcatacttagctatgaaatagtgaataggatttcattcacattccaagcccgaatggaactgatgccttaccaaattttttttttacggcttaaccccattttatccgcaaacttagccacaaacaagacaaattggatttcaaacatcttgctcgcaacccggatggagtcaaTGTTCATAGCATGTAATAAAAGtttattttctctttttttatatatatctttttttttttttcaaaaaaatgtaCCCAAGAGAGTAAATTTTATATCAACAAGATCATCGAGACTCAAGATTaatcaagttccacaaacacctattgtcgtgcaatggtccaacagacatccacaatatcaaatacatcactacacttcactggttaaacaagCGTGCttagaatattcaacaaacaacctacggtttctcaagtcggatcaagagtaaaattttccaaaaatttcattttttcacttccatcatcataggctaacaatcatCATCCTACTTATGAAtacgaaacaaaaaaaaaaaacaaaatgaatgcaatgaatgcacccccccccacacacacacacacacacacacttaaatgaagcattgctctcaatgcatcaaaacacaagacacaagcaaacaactaaacacaatgcaatgcaaaaatGTAAAATGAAACTCCCCTGTTTTAAGTGTTGGCACTGTCTTCTTCAACGTTTGACACCATCTCGGAAGAATCAAATTGAAACTTTGACTATGGAGGTGGCGGCATTCGGCTtctgaaaacaacaaaaataaaacgcAAAAACTAAATgcaagataaaaaaaaactataaaaaaaaacacggggttgcctcccagtcagcgcctcTTTTTACAGTCGTCGGCCCGACTGCATGCTCCTTTTACTCATGGTGGTTCATATCTAGTTTTTCTAACCACCTTCACCCACTTGCGCAGTTTCGCAGTAATTTTTGGTCTTTTCTTCCTCTGCTTCGCTCTCTTGGGTACCTGCAGATCAACATGAAAACTTTCAGCAATAAAATTCTCAATAGGTCTTGCAATAACCTCCTTAATTTTATCCCCATTCACAACCTTCTTGTGTTCTTGCGACAAGTTATTAATGACATAAAGATTTTTAACAACACTATCACAATCAAGAATTTgcagggtatcaaaaatatgaaacttaacaatctccctatcaaactccatagtgagagtaccaTTATTCACATCTATAACAGActttgaagttttcaaaaattgtcttcctagcaaaattgtactattcaaatcattaattTTCATATCAAGCACATAGAAATCAGCAGGAAAAACCAAATTACCAACTTGCACAAGCACATCTTCTAACAGAACCATAGGATAAAtagtagatctatcagccatTTGGATAACGATTGCAGTTTCAGTCAAAGGCATAAgatttaaggaagcataaacagagtacgacatgacattaatcgatgctcctatgtgacgacccgagttctaatctctcattaataaaatcatcataaataatagacaaagaatcaaagtctaaataaagtaaaatttttttttttttaaaaaaatagagcACCTCGCTCAATcggggaaaaacacccgatcgagcgagccatgaagcccaactctcgggtgaaAGAAatgttggcctcgctcgatcagtcaaaattcaccgatcgagcgagcctaaTGTGCTCACCTCACTGCCTTAGAaataaaggcctcgctcgatcggtaggaatcacccgatcgagcgggcatctGTCCAGCAGAAAAAAACACAGATCATTTTGCTGGCCACTCAAGTTCTTTCATTCATTTCTCAACTAACATCAACTCATACATAGCCTATACAAAATCATaagctaacatgcattctaacatgatataaGTTGATAGAAATATATCATCTCAAAGCCTTAACATCAACATACTAGGCTCATATATCAAACATGGAACATTTTATACAATATCAAGTCAATTCCTAAGAAGTAATATACATCATCTCATATCTTGTATACATTATTAAGACAACAAACTCATAGCCAATAAGTCTTGGCATATGTAACTACAACATATTCATGTCTTTGAACTCAACACAACATTGACAGCTCAcaaccatctaaactcggatcatcacgctattctctcatcccttgttcttcaagattgcttttgccctgtttcactcccgcctattgccatgacacatacaacacaacaatagccggataactccggtgagaaatatatttcccagtaaaagcaactaaacatgcatagcaaagcatatatcaaattcatgatataaaagtaaatacaatgcatgttttaaaacaaggttctctaacGAATTCTCttatttcatcggttgggatcccgagaagaagatatcataactaatcaccgactctcccaattgaggtggggttacttatcttgcttctctagactttgaagccattatatatgtaaagcAGACGCTAGactaagtcaaccacccaggccatacatatataatccctcaaatcgtctaatcaaacgtttccgttcatttcaaaatcaaagaacaagtcttacaagatgaatgcaacatatatcaacaaaatagcattcattaaaatcaagactcattcaaccattcaaatacaacatataaaagaaaataagcaaataagtatgtgatttagggaactcgatacaaaccatctcgagttataatcccaatcgaatcctagttcacttttacctttcaaatgtgaagtTTAAGATGATTCCAAGGTGAGTTCAAGCTCTCCAAATTTGAACAACACAATCACAAGACTTGTATCAAAATCTGCACTTAgaaccattcaaactccattGGAGACTAACTTCAAACCTTACTTCAACACTCTATCGGTTCGAAGATGACGTTCTCGAGCTCAATGGTCTGTAAACACAATCTAAAACAAAGTTGAGAAAGCTTACAACCATCGGCTAGGACTCACTATCCTCACAACCCAATACAAGATAGCACAGTCTTGAATCATAAcgtcggcggcataacggttaaAGTCGGCAACCGAAACTCAACTACAACAATTCTAACATTCACATCAGTTGTATATGATTCAAAACCAGCATAATTCCTCAACATATCAACAATTATACTATCGAATAATCAACtggaaattcataagaacataatcgatagccatccttcaacccgaactcgatagaacaaagaatacaagctcaacaacatcaattcataatcacaactgatctctgccattttcgaattcttAAACCATAagtaactaaaataaaacttacatcaaatcgaaggttttCTTGCAAGgtttccagaacatctttcggaatcgaaatcggataaccgaatCAAAAGATATGGCGATTTGAAACTGAAACACCAAGAAGGAAAGGAAGATATCGGTTTTTTGTTCTAAGTGTTCTTCAAATTTCTGAATTCCTTAACAACTcacacgtatacatgctgagTAATAACTCACAATTCTGATAAATCATTcctatttgcaatttagcccctcaaatcttcaaaaattgcaatttggtcctcagcttctcattccattcaatttcaatcctaaataatttaagaatattataatttaaatcaaaactccaattattcccaaattaattattctcggattaaaattaaataattccgggcgttacaattctcccccactaagacatgatttcgtcctcgaaatctcaagtacgAATAGCACATAAGATATAACGAATAATAGAAAACTAAAGGAGAAATCACATCATTgaacatctctggaaatcgttgcttcatatctgattctgtctcccaagttgattcttcaataccatgacgactccactggaccttcacaagcggaatagtcttcgttcgaagttgcttctccttacgatcaaggatctgaattggcttttcaaaataactcaaagtttcgtcgagttcagcctcatcaggttgaagcacatgagattcatcagcaaggtattttcgaagcatcgatacatgaaagacatcatgtatttcagataaagatggaggcaaagctaatcgataggcaagattgcctattctctccagaatctcatacggaccgatatatcgtggagataacttccctcgcttgcaaAAACGTACAGTACCtttgaacggagaaatcttcaaaaatacacgatccccctgttcaaaatacaaaggtcgacgtcgaatattggcatactttgcttgtctatcctgagctgtcttcattctcttctgaataagcttcacttgttcagtcatatctcgaatcatatcaggtccaatgtcaggtacctcagaaatatcatcccagaaaagaggtgatcgacaccttctaccatacagagcttcaaacggagccatttcgatactcgattgatagctgttgttgtatgagaattcacaaagtggtaatgaatcttgccaactcgtgccaaaatcaagcaccacagctctcaacatgtcctccaatgtctgaatggtatgctcggactgtccgtctgtctgtggatgataggctgtgctcaagtgtagctgagtacccaaagcactctgtaaactgTACCAAAAGTGAGATATAAATcaaggatcacgatctgatacaatagacttcggcactccatgtaatctgacaacttctcggacataaaGCTCTGCCATCTGATTGTGTCgatatgtcatacgataaggaataaaacatgctgactTCTTCAATctgtcgataatcacccagatagcatcgcaacctctagaagatcgaggtaaattcgtcacgaagtccatggaaatatgatcccatttccattccggcactgataaactctgtaacaaaccaggcggtttcttcctttcagccttcacctgttggcaattaagacatcgagacacaaaatcaatgatatcagacttcattggtttccaccaatatcgagtattcaaatcgttgtacatctttctcccaccaggatgaatactataacgactacaatgcgcctctttcagtagttgttgtctcacatcagaaatatcaggcactacaaggcgattgtttacatacaaaagatcatctcgaacctagtattcagatacatgccctgatcaaactgtctcaatcgaattctgcacattctgatcaagtttctgagcttctttaattctcaaaagtaactctggttcaacttgaatttgataaagtcgcagaggctgataattcatatcaaatactaatccagaacaaCAATAGTCTTTAATCAAAtgggatacaccaatcgtcgatagagataaagaaaatacctttcgactcaatgcatcagctgctgcattcgattttcccggatagtatctaatttcacaatcaaaatctttaagcaagtcaagccatctccgctgtctcatattcagttctgactgtgaaaacaaatatttcagactcttgtgatcaaaataaatctcaaactgtttcccgtataaataatgtcgccaaatcttcaaagcaaatacgatggcggccaattcaagatcatgaatcgggtatctggtttcgtgaggcttcaattgtctcgaggcataagcaatcacatgccctcgctgcatcaaaacacatcccaaacctcgatgagatgcatcacaataaacagtgaaaccaccagtacctgaaggaatcgtcaagactggtgcactggtcagtcgcttcttcaactcaataaaattggattcacaagcttcagaccagataaatgaagcattcttctgagttaactgagtaatcggcttcgcaatactggaaaaatctttaataaaacgacgataatacccagccaaacccataaaactacgaatttcaggaacagatataggtctagaccaattgatcactgcctcgactttacttggatcaacagatataccatctccggatatgatatgtccaagaaaaacaacctgtttcagccaaaactcacattttgacagtttagcatacagtttctcagatctcagagtcttcaacacggttctcaaatgctcagaatgatcaatcaaattctttgaatatatcagaatatcatcaataaaaattatcacgaaatcatcgagatatttctgaaacacacgattcatcaaagccataaacacagctggagcatttgtcagaccaaacggcataactataaactcatagtggccatacctggttctgaaagcagttttcggaatatcagaatccctaactctcagctgatggtatccaaatctcagatcgatcttggaatacacagaagaaccctgcaactggtcaaataaatcatcaatacgaggcaatgggtatttgttctttaccgttgccttgtacAGTTGCCcgtagtcgatgcacaatctcattgaaccgtctttcttcctgacaaacaatactggagcaccccaaggagaaac comes from Henckelia pumila isolate YLH828 chromosome 4, ASM3356847v2, whole genome shotgun sequence and encodes:
- the LOC140862430 gene encoding uncharacterized protein → MDIIKDYDCEIKYHPSFENPAADALSRKIYVSALHASDVSSAVHEWCYLGFTFCHKRDQQGIRVFSVLAEPALFAHIREIHLSDLKTQKLAKLAQGDNTSGFHFQSDGLLCLFGRVVVPEDSYLHEEILSQAHRSRCIVHQGSAKKYKNLCTRFLWKVIKHGVFTSMFFDALFVNRLSRSIIDRVV